The region CTGCCGCCGCCCACCAGCGCTGCCGCAGATGCACCATGATGGGGCGCACGGAATGGCCGCGTCGGCCAGGCCTGTAACGGGCCTTGTCCGCATACTGACTGGATGGCGGCGACTTCAAGTGCTTCGCTCTCGACCAGTTGCGGCAAAATCCCGGGTAAGCGACTGGCGAGCAGGGTTTTCCCGGTACCCGGCGGGCCAAACAAAAGCAGATTATGCCCGCCACTGGCCGCGACGATCAGCGCGCGTTTGGCCTGCGCCTGCCCTTGCACCTCGTCAAGGTCAGCATGATAGCGAGGCATTTCGGGTGCCGGATTGGCCGGTACCGGTTCGAGGGTGCGTTCACCGCGCAGGTGTTCGCACAGCTCCAACAGATGATCGGCGGCGATTATATGCAAACCCCGTACTAACGCTGCCTCCATGGCATTGGCGCGTGGTAACAGCAGGGTCCGGCCCTGGTCGCGACAGGCGAGGGCCGCCGGCAACACGCCCTGCACCGGACGTAACTCGCCGGACAGCGCCAGCTCGCCCAGGCATTCGCACTGGTCCAGCACCTCGGCAGGAATCTGGCCGCTGGCCGATAACAGGCCCAGTGCAATGGCCAGATCGAAGCGTCCGCCTTCCTTGGGCAGGTCAGCGGGCGCGAGATTGATGGTGATGCGTTTCAGACCGGGGAATTCGAGGCGCGCATTCTGCAGTGCGCTGCGTACGCGGTCCTTGCTTTCGCGCACCGCGGTTTCAGGCAGCCCGACCAGTGTCAGGCTGGGCATTCCATTGGCCAGATGCACCTCAACGGTGACGGCAGGCGCCTGCACGCCGAGTTTGGCGCGGCTGTGGACAATCGCCAGGGACATGATCGCTCCTTGATCAGGCCCACCTGCGCATCAGGTGGACGGTGCTTGCGTGCCTTGCTCGATGGCTTCTACGCGCTTTTCCAGGGCTTCTAGCCGTGCGCGGGTACGTTCAAGAACGACCTGCTGCGTCTCGAATTCCTCACGGCTGACTACATCGAGTTTGGAAAGCGCGCTCTGCAGCAAGGCTTTGAGGTGTTGTTCTACATCAGGTCCCGGAAGACCCTTTTCATTGATCAGCAATCGTGCGGCCTGGCTGCTGACCGCGCCAATCAGAACTTTATGCAACATGGCGATTCGCTCTCGCTGGGCCCGGGCAGAATACGGCGTCCTGAAAACGCTTGCGCTCGATCACGCGGCATTTTCAACAATTGTCCCTGCCGGAGGGCGACAAAAGCGCAGTTTAGCACAGCCCTCGAGTCCTCTTTTTGCGGGCTGGTCACTGTTCACCAATGGCGCACAGACGGGTATTGCTTGCACCACGCTGGGGCATAGCGCCGTTAGCCGGTTCGCTTGGCAAAATGCCATATGGATAATAAGCCACTGAAAATAAAGAAGAATCTGAATGTGGCAGGAATTCTGCAGTGCAATCCGCAGCTGCAGCTGGTAGGCGAACCAAATTGGGTTCCTTCCCGGAAGCGAGCTTGGCTTTACCGAAGGGAGCACGGAGACGAAGCAGTTGCACTGAGCATAGGGATCGTTGCCAGACCAGTTTCGCCGCAAGGACCGATAACTGCGACAACCTCCATGCGTCGTCCCGTTTCTAAAAGCCTCTAACTCGGCATAGACTTGTCCCTGTCCCCCAGGGCAGTCCATATACACGGGAGTATCGATATGAAATTAGTAACGGCTGTTATCAAGCCATTCAAGCTGGATGACGTGCGTGAAGCCTTATCCGAGATCGGGGTCCAGGGCATCACGGTTACCGAGGTCAAGGGTTTTGGCCGACAGAAGGGGCATACCGAACTTTATCGTGGCGCGGAATACGTAGTGGATTTCCTGCCCAAGGTGAAGATCGATGTGGCAATCGGAGACGACATGCTGGACCGGGTTATCGAGGCGATTACCAAGGCAGCCAACACCGGGAAGATCGGTGACGGGAAGATCTTCGTAGTCAATCTGGAGCAGGCGATCCGCATCCGAACCGGGGAAACCGATACGGACGCAATCTAGGGATCGTTAATTGACGCAGTAACCAAGCCTATTTGGGGGGCTTATTATGGATATCTCGCAAGTAACGTATGCGTTGGATACGTTCTATTTTCTGCTGTGCGGCATTCTGGTGATGTGGATGGCCGCCGGTTTCGCCATGCTTGAGGCCGGCCTGGTCCGCGCCAAGAGCACCACCGAAATTCTGGCCAAGAACATCGCACTGTTCGCTATCGCGTCGGTCATGTACCTGCTGATCGGCTACTACATCATGTACTCCTCTGACGGCCCGATCTTTCCGAGCCTGGGCTTTTTGATCGGTAGCGAAAACACGGTTGATGCGGTGCTGGCCGGTGGCGACGATGCGCCCTACTACTCTTCCCGCGCGGACTTCTTCTTCCAGATCGTCTTTGCTGGCGCCTGTATGTCGATTGTTTCGGGCGCAGTGGCCGAGCGTATGAAGCTGTGGTCCTTCCTGCTGTTCGCGGTTGTCATGACGGGTTTCATCTACCCGATCCAGGGCGCCTGGAGCTGGGGCGGCGGCTGGTTGTCGGATGTCGGTTACTCGGATTATGCCGGCTCTGGCATCGTGCATATGGCTGGTGCTGCGGCGGCTCTCGCGGGTGTGCTGGTCCTGGGTCCGCGTCGCGGCAAATACGGCCCGAACGGCCAGGTCAACGCTATCCCGGGTTGTAACCTGGCACTGTCCACACTGGGTATCTTCATCCTGTGGATGGGTTGGTTCGGCTTCAACGGCGGCTCGGAACTGAAGATCTCCGACATCGATTCGGCTAACAACGTGGCTCAGGTACTGGTCAATACCAACCTGTCTGCGGCGGGCGGCCTGATTGCGGCGATGATTGTTTCACGCATCCTGTTCGGCAAGACCGACCTGACCATGATCCTCAACGGCGCGCTGGCAGGTCTGGTCTCCATCACTGCCGATCCGCTTTCACCGAGTGCGCTGTCGGCCATGCTGATCGGTGCGGTTGGTGGCGTGATTGTGGTCTTCAGCGTCCTGGCCTTGGACAAGCTGAAGCAGGACGATCCGGCTGGCGCGATTTCCGCCCACGGTTCTGCCGGTATCTGGGGCGTGATGGCGGTGCCGCTGACCAACGCTGAAGCGACCTTCGGCGGCCAGTTAGCTGGCGTGATCGGCATCTTCCTCTGGGTGTTCCTGGCTAGCCTGCTGGTCTGGTATATCATCAAGGCAATCATTGGTGTGCGCATCAGTGAGGAAGAGGAATACGAAGGCGCCGATATTTCCGAGTGCGGAATGGAAGCCTATCCGGAATTTACCAGCAGCAAAGGCTGAGCAGCAGCGACCGCCAGACCTTTGAGAAGGTAAAGCTATACAAGCAGGGCGCCCCATGGCGCCCTGCTTGCGTTTGGAACTTGAGGAGACCTGCAATGTGGTTGCAACGAACCATCACGCTCAAGCCCCGTCGCCGGGGCTTTCACCTGGTTGATGAGGAAATACTCTCTGCGTTGCCCGAACTGGCAGATATGGACGTGGGGTTACTCCATCTGTGGTTACTGCACACCTCTGCCTCGCTCAGCATCAACGAGAATGCCGATCCACTGGTACGCGGTGATCTCGAGGCGTTCCTGCGCCGTCTGGTGCCAGACGACACGCCGTACTTCAAGCATACGTACGAAGGCCCCGATGACATGACCGCGCATGTCAAAGCCAGCCTGCTTGGCGTCCAGCTGAGCGTTCCGGTCAGCCATGGGCGGCTCGCTACCGGAACCTGGCAGGGAATCTATCTGGGTGAGCACCGGGAAGAGGCCGGCAGCCGGCGCGTGCTTGCAACGCTTCAGGGCTAAACTTGATGGGATGAGCGCGGTCACAGCTAAGAACAACGACAGGAGAAGACTATGCAGGCCGAGACTTTCCAGTACCTGCTGGAGTGGACCACGAAGTTCCATAACCATATGGCCAGTTGCCTCGAAGAAGGGCTCGATGAGCAGCTGGACGACTGCGCCAAATGGCTGATGAAGTACGTCGCCGAGCATGAGCGCACGCTGGCCACGGAAGTGGAGGGTTTTAAACGTCAGGCTGATCCCAAGGCGCTCAACACCTGGCTATACGAGCATCTGACCGAAACGCTCCCGCCGAATGATCGCCGCAAATTGCCGTTCGGCAGCATGAGCTTCGAGGACATCGCCAGCGAGGTTGTCGATGTGCATAACCAGATCGTCAATACCTATGAATCAATGGCTAACAAGGCTGCCATTCCCGAAGCACAGGAGCTGATGGAAAAGGTACTGGATGCCGAGCAGGGCGTGCTCAGGCAGATGGCAGACCGGATCAGCAGCTCACGCGAAATGTAGCCAGGCTGCGTAATGCCAGGGGGCCGTCGGCGCTCACCTGGCTGAAGTGGTGGCGAGGCCTCTACATCAGGCTTTTTGTACCCCAGGCGCAACTGAAAAAAATCTGAATTGTTGCTGGCCAAATTTTCTGGTTGCGCTATAAATAGCCTGTTTTTTTCTGCGCGAGACCAAGGTAATGAGCGACGACGACATCGAAGACCAAGAGCAGGATCAGGATCAGGAACTGACCGGGCTGAACGACCCCAATGTGGATGACACGTCAGACGACGACGAAGAGACGCCGGTCGTAAAGCCTCGCAAGAAGGCTGCCGTGGAGGATCCGCTGGAAGGGCTGTCTGTTGAAGCCAAGGCGCGCGAGCGGGAAATGCTGGAGCGGCAGATCGCCGAATTCATGGCGCGCGGCGGGCAGGTGCAGGAGATCGATTCCAATGTGGTCAGTGATCCGCCCAGAAAGCCCGACAGCAAATACGGCAGCAGACCTATCTAGGTTCCAGATCTAGGTTCCAGAGTGCCGATGTCATAGCGCTGTAGCCACTCGGGTATCTCGCTCAGGCAGCGCACTTCGCCATGGGGTCTGGGTTGGTCCGGCCAGGGCAAACCCAGCCGATTGAACCAGAGCGTGTGCAGTCCAACTGCCTGCGCGCCCTGCATATCGTCAACCGGATGGTCGCCGATATGCAGGGTTTCGGCAGGTTCGGCAGAGGCTCGCTCCAGGGCAGCGAGAAACGGCGCAGGGTCGGGTTTGCTGCGGCCGATGTCGTCGGCCGACACGATAATACTGAAATACTGCTCAAGCCCCAGACGGCGCACATCGGCATTGCCGTTGGAAATCGTCGCGAGTTGATAACGCGGAGCCAGTTGCTGCAACAGGTTTTCCACATGCGGAAAGAAAGTCACCGCATGGCGCGCCTCGAGAAACACATCAAAACCCCGCTGCGCCAGCTCTTTCAGCTGATCCTCGGCATAACCCGCTTTGCGCAGCCCCAGCTCCAGTATGGCAATGCGCAGCGCAGTCACCCGGTGGCTCAGGTCGGGATCGGTCGCCAGCACCTCCTTGCGCAAGTGGCGGCGCGCTTCCGCATCCAGCCGTTCTACAAACAAGGGCGCGTTGACCTTCAGCCACTCGAGCAATGTCAGCTCGGCGGCTGCGACCACTGTCTCGGTTTCCCAGAGCGTGTTATCCAGATCGAATGTCAGCAGGCGGATCATGATTCATCTCGGTTCTTGGGTTTGCCAGGCGTGCCGGACGACTTTCTGGCACGGGGATGGCTTTGATCATACACCTGGGCCAGATGCTGGAAATCCAAGTGCGTATAGATCTGAGTAGTACTGATATCGGCGTGGCCGAGCAGCTCCTGCACCGCACGCAGGTCACCCGAAGACTCCAGGATATGGCTGGCGAAGGAGTGTCGCAGCATGTGTGGATGCACATGTTGGCCGATGTGCTGAACGCCGCGCTGGCGCACCCTCAGCTGAATAGCTCTGGGTGTCAGGCGTCGTCCTTGCTTGCCGATGAACAGCGGTTGCTCGGAGCCGCTGGGCGCCAGCCGTACTTTCAGCCAGCGCTGCAGGGCTTCGCGGGCATGGCGCCCGACCGGCAGGATGCGGGTCTTGCTGCCCTTGCCGAGCACCCGCACTTCGCCGCCGGCCAGGTCCACCTCATGCACGTTGAGTCCTGCCAGTTCGGCAAGGCGCAGGCCGGATGAGTAGAACAGCTCGAGCATGGCGTGGTCACGGATGGCCAGCCAGTCATCATCGTCGTTTTCGTTGAGTAGTCGCGCGGTCAGGTCTGCATCCAGGGCCCGGGGCAGTTTGCGCGGCGACTTCGGCGCACGCAGATCCAGCGCCGGGTTATGCCGGCACCTCCGCTCGCGGATCAGAAAGCGATACAGGCTGCGCACCGAGCTGAGCGCGCGCTGCAGGCTTCGACCGGACAGCCCGCGTTCGTGCTGCTTGGCCACAAAGCGGCGCAGGTATTCGGTATCCACCATGGACCAGTCGCGTACGCCTTGTTCGTGCAGGTAATCCGCCAACCCCGACAGGTCGTGCCGGTAGGCTTCAAGGGTTCGCGGGGACAGCTGACGCTCGCTGCGCAGGTGCTCCAGAAAAGCGTCCAGATCGGTCTGCAGAGGCGTTTCGAGTGTCATACGAGCTCCCTTACGGTACAGCCTGGATCCGCTGCGGGCGACCGGAGTGGCCCGGTCGCAATAGTGCGCAGGGCTTTAATCCCTGGGTTCATCCATCATCGGGCGCTGGCGCAGCAGTACGCGGGCGAGGGCGTCGGCGACGTAACCCAGAAACAGGGTGCCCGTCGCGCTCTTGTATTGCTGTGGATCGCGGCTGCCGAGCGCCAGTACGCCATGCAAACCATGATGCTGGATCGGCGCGAGGGCGGTGGAGGCGACTTCCTGACCGGATTCGCCGAACAGAAAGCCCAGCTCATCGGGACGCAGCACACCACTAAGGGTTTTGTTGCTGTCGAGCAGGTGCCCGATGGCTTCACGCGCTTCACTGTGCGTCACGCAGCGAGCGTTGGTAAAACGGTTGGCTTCGCTGAATAGGATCAGGCTGACAAAGGGCACCTGAAAGTCGTTGCGCAAACTGTCTTCAATACTGGCGATCACCTGGTCCAGGCTCTGGGCCTCGAGCAGTCCCAACACCAGCCGGCGGCTCTTCTCGAACAGCCGGTCGTTATCCCGGGCCACTTCCATCAGATCATTCAGGCGGTGACGCACGTCGATATTGCGCTCCCGCAGCAGTTTGACCTGCCGCTCTACCAGTGAGACCGACTGGCCGCGCTGGTGCGGAATGATGAGATCAGGCAGCAGTTCGTCATGTTCGGCAAAAAAAGCGGGATGCTGGCGCAGATATTCAGCGACCTGTTCGGCATCCAGTTGAGTCTCGACTGGCTCGGTCTTTTCGGTCATACGCGTACTTGTCCTTCGTAAACCCGGTTGGCCGGGCCGGTCATCATGACGGGTCGGCCATCTCCATCCCAGCGGATGTGCAAGGTTCCACCGGGAAGCGTGATATCAACGGGCGAGTCGAGTTGCCCCATGCGAATGCCGGCTACGGCAGCCGCGCAGGCGCCGGTACCGCAGGCACGGGTTTCGCCGGCACCGCGTTCGTACACCCGCAGGCGCGCACTGTGACGGTCGATGATCTGCATGAATCCGGCATTGACCCGTCGCGGGAAGCGCGGGTGCCGCTCGATCGCAGGACCGAGCCGCTCCACGGGGAATGTGTCCACATCATCGACCAATATCACGCAGTGTGGGT is a window of Pseudomonas sp. gcc21 DNA encoding:
- a CDS encoding YifB family Mg chelatase-like AAA ATPase, which codes for MSLAIVHSRAKLGVQAPAVTVEVHLANGMPSLTLVGLPETAVRESKDRVRSALQNARLEFPGLKRITINLAPADLPKEGGRFDLAIALGLLSASGQIPAEVLDQCECLGELALSGELRPVQGVLPAALACRDQGRTLLLPRANAMEAALVRGLHIIAADHLLELCEHLRGERTLEPVPANPAPEMPRYHADLDEVQGQAQAKRALIVAASGGHNLLLFGPPGTGKTLLASRLPGILPQLVESEALEVAAIQSVCGQGPLQAWPTRPFRAPHHGASAAALVGGGSQPRPGEISQAHRGVLFLDELPELRYETSVSCEFSIQGIE
- a CDS encoding accessory factor UbiK family protein, encoding MLHKVLIGAVSSQAARLLINEKGLPGPDVEQHLKALLQSALSKLDVVSREEFETQQVVLERTRARLEALEKRVEAIEQGTQAPST
- the glnK gene encoding P-II family nitrogen regulator; protein product: MKLVTAVIKPFKLDDVREALSEIGVQGITVTEVKGFGRQKGHTELYRGAEYVVDFLPKVKIDVAIGDDMLDRVIEAITKAANTGKIGDGKIFVVNLEQAIRIRTGETDTDAI
- a CDS encoding ammonium transporter codes for the protein MDISQVTYALDTFYFLLCGILVMWMAAGFAMLEAGLVRAKSTTEILAKNIALFAIASVMYLLIGYYIMYSSDGPIFPSLGFLIGSENTVDAVLAGGDDAPYYSSRADFFFQIVFAGACMSIVSGAVAERMKLWSFLLFAVVMTGFIYPIQGAWSWGGGWLSDVGYSDYAGSGIVHMAGAAAALAGVLVLGPRRGKYGPNGQVNAIPGCNLALSTLGIFILWMGWFGFNGGSELKISDIDSANNVAQVLVNTNLSAAGGLIAAMIVSRILFGKTDLTMILNGALAGLVSITADPLSPSALSAMLIGAVGGVIVVFSVLALDKLKQDDPAGAISAHGSAGIWGVMAVPLTNAEATFGGQLAGVIGIFLWVFLASLLVWYIIKAIIGVRISEEEEYEGADISECGMEAYPEFTSSKG
- a CDS encoding secondary thiamine-phosphate synthase enzyme YjbQ, producing the protein MWLQRTITLKPRRRGFHLVDEEILSALPELADMDVGLLHLWLLHTSASLSINENADPLVRGDLEAFLRRLVPDDTPYFKHTYEGPDDMTAHVKASLLGVQLSVPVSHGRLATGTWQGIYLGEHREEAGSRRVLATLQG
- a CDS encoding HAD family hydrolase; the encoded protein is MIRLLTFDLDNTLWETETVVAAAELTLLEWLKVNAPLFVERLDAEARRHLRKEVLATDPDLSHRVTALRIAILELGLRKAGYAEDQLKELAQRGFDVFLEARHAVTFFPHVENLLQQLAPRYQLATISNGNADVRRLGLEQYFSIIVSADDIGRSKPDPAPFLAALERASAEPAETLHIGDHPVDDMQGAQAVGLHTLWFNRLGLPWPDQPRPHGEVRCLSEIPEWLQRYDIGTLEPRSGT
- the xerC gene encoding tyrosine recombinase XerC, with product MQTDLDAFLEHLRSERQLSPRTLEAYRHDLSGLADYLHEQGVRDWSMVDTEYLRRFVAKQHERGLSGRSLQRALSSVRSLYRFLIRERRCRHNPALDLRAPKSPRKLPRALDADLTARLLNENDDDDWLAIRDHAMLELFYSSGLRLAELAGLNVHEVDLAGGEVRVLGKGSKTRILPVGRHAREALQRWLKVRLAPSGSEQPLFIGKQGRRLTPRAIQLRVRQRGVQHIGQHVHPHMLRHSFASHILESSGDLRAVQELLGHADISTTQIYTHLDFQHLAQVYDQSHPRARKSSGTPGKPKNRDES
- a CDS encoding DUF484 family protein, which codes for MTEKTEPVETQLDAEQVAEYLRQHPAFFAEHDELLPDLIIPHQRGQSVSLVERQVKLLRERNIDVRHRLNDLMEVARDNDRLFEKSRRLVLGLLEAQSLDQVIASIEDSLRNDFQVPFVSLILFSEANRFTNARCVTHSEAREAIGHLLDSNKTLSGVLRPDELGFLFGESGQEVASTALAPIQHHGLHGVLALGSRDPQQYKSATGTLFLGYVADALARVLLRQRPMMDEPRD